One region of Comamonas testosteroni genomic DNA includes:
- a CDS encoding Mph(E) family macrolide 2'-phosphotransferase produces MTIQDIQSLAEAHGLLLTDKMNFNEMGIDFKVVFALDTKGQQWLLRIPRRDGMREQIKKEKRILELVKKHLSVEVPDWRISSTELVAYPILKDNPVLNLDAETYEIIWNMDKDSPKYITSLAKTLFEIHSIPEKEVRENDLKIMKPSDLRPEIANNLQLVKSEIGISEQLETRYRKWLDNDVLWADFTQFIHGDLYAGHVLASKDGAVSGVIDWSTAHIDDPAIDFAGHVTLFGEESLKTLIIEYEKLGGKVWNKLYEQTLERAAASPLMYGLFALETQNESLIVGAKAQLGVI; encoded by the coding sequence CACACGGCTTGTTGCTTACGGACAAAATGAATTTCAATGAAATGGGCATTGATTTTAAGGTCGTTTTTGCTCTTGATACAAAGGGGCAACAATGGTTGCTGCGTATTCCTCGTCGTGATGGCATGAGGGAACAAATCAAGAAAGAAAAACGCATTTTAGAATTGGTAAAAAAACATCTTTCTGTAGAGGTTCCTGATTGGAGAATTTCATCTACAGAATTAGTGGCTTATCCCATACTTAAAGATAATCCTGTTTTAAATTTGGATGCTGAAACCTATGAAATAATTTGGAATATGGACAAAGATAGCCCGAAATACATAACATCTTTGGCAAAAACCTTATTTGAAATCCATAGTATTCCTGAAAAAGAAGTTCGGGAAAATGATTTGAAAATTATGAAACCTTCAGATTTAAGACCTGAAATAGCAAACAATTTGCAGTTAGTAAAATCTGAAATTGGTATAAGTGAGCAATTGGAAACCCGCTACAGAAAATGGTTGGATAATGATGTTCTATGGGCAGATTTCACCCAATTTATACATGGCGATTTATATGCTGGGCATGTACTAGCTTCAAAGGATGGAGCTGTTTCAGGCGTTATTGATTGGTCAACAGCCCATATAGATGACCCAGCGATTGATTTTGCTGGGCATGTAACTTTGTTTGGAGAAGAAAGCCTCAAAACTCTAATCATCGAGTATGAAAAACTAGGGGGTAAAGTTTGGAATAAACTATATGAACAGACTTTAGAAAGAGCAGCGGCCTCTCCTTTGATGTATGGTTTATTTGCCTTAGAAACTCAAAATGAAAGCCTTATCGTTGGAGCAAAAGCTCAGTTGGGAGTTATATAA